The Musa acuminata AAA Group cultivar baxijiao chromosome BXJ1-3, Cavendish_Baxijiao_AAA, whole genome shotgun sequence genome window below encodes:
- the LOC135632468 gene encoding uncharacterized protein LOC135632468 isoform X1, which produces MGEGKEGDWECSGCRNRNYAFRSFCNRCKQPRLLVDTKTPADSKWLPRVGDWICSGCSNNNYASREQCKKCGQSKDEAAMPAISMPAASLLTYAHYFATLQGLYGSQMNSALSGSPPIQSLLPNLSWPLGENSKYGLQSALSCPLTQYSRSNTSQLLPAPRGWRNGDWMCDCGFHNYSSRSECKKCNAPLASGAPSVATSTVSDMFSTLGTKYPASEESVISWDNKRLNPGDVNNNNLINGRRNSYKGFEQQAGYNYDQAAGEYAKYADADFMIGSMQGNIHSSHQRMPASHGKGVKHWRDGDWMCGNCNNHNFASRSICNRCKTQKEAAVLPVNVA; this is translated from the exons ATGGGGGAGGGGAAGGAAGGCGACTGGGAGTGCAGCGGCTGCCGCAACCGCAACTACGCCTTCCGTtccttctgcaaccgctgcaagcagCCGCGCCTCCTCGTCGACACCAAGACCCCCGCCGACTCCAAGTGGCTCCCCCGCGTCGGCGACTGGATCTGCTCTG GTTGCAGTAACAACAATTACGCATCCAGAGAACAGTGCAAAAAGTGTGGCCAATCGAAGGATGAAGCAGCAATGCCAGCTATTTCAATGCCTGCTGCATCACTTCTGACTTATGCACATTATTTTGCAACACTACAAGGACTCTACGGGTCACAGATGAATTCTGCATTAAGTGGCAGTCCTCCTATTCAGTCCCTTCTACCCAATTTAAGTTGGCCACTTGGGGAGAATAGTAAATACGGGTTGCAGTCTGCTCTCAGTTGCCCCTTAACTCAATATAGTAGAAGCAACACAAGTCAGCTTCTTCCAGCCCCAAGAGGCTGGCGTAATGGTGATTGGATGTGTGATTGTGGCTTTCATAATTATTCGTCACGTTCCGAG TGTAAAAAGTGCAATGCACCTTTAGCATCTGGTGCTCCTTCTGTAGCTACCTCAACTGTTTCAGATATGTTTTCGA CTTTGGGCACAAAATATCCGGCATCAGAAGAGTCTGTTATCAGCTGGGATAACAAAAGGCTTAATCCAGGCgatgtaaataacaataatttG ATAAATGGACGGAGGAACTCATACAAAGGTTTTGAGCAACAAGCAGGTTACAATTACGATCAAGCAGCtggagagtatgccaaatatgcCGATGCAGATTTCATGATTGGATCCATGCAAGGGAATATTCATTCTTCACATCAAAGAATGCCTGCTTCCCATGGAAAAGG GGTAAAACATTGGCGTGATGGGGATTGGATGTGTGGTAACTGCAACAATCATAATTTTGCATCTCGTTCTATTTGTAACCG GTGTAAAACTCAGAAAGAAGCTGCTGTCCTTCCAGTAAACGTTGCATAG
- the LOC103978713 gene encoding probable calcium-binding protein CML7: MGKEELTEEQVASMREAFTLFDADGDGRIAASELGILMRSLGGNPTQAQLKEIAVSESLTAPFDFPRFLDLMRKYLRPEPFDRQLRDAFRVLDKDATGTVAVADLRHVLTSIGEKLEPDEFDEWIREVEVAPDGTIHYEDFILRMVAK, encoded by the coding sequence ATGGGGAAGGAGGAGCTTACAGAGGAGCAGGTGGCGTCGATGCGAGAGGCATTCACCCTGTTCGACGCGGACGGGGACGGCCGGATCGCTGCGTCCGAATTGGGGATCCTGATGCGTTCCCTGGGCGGCAACCCCACGCAGGCCCAGCTGAAGGAGATCGCCGTCTCGGAGAGCCTCACCGCCCCCTTCGATTTCCCCCGCTTCCTAGACCTCATGCGCAAGTACCTCCGTCCGGAGCCCTTCGACCGCCAGCTCCGTGACGCCTTCCGCGTCCTCGACAAGGACGCCACCGGCACCGTCGCCGTTGCCGATCTCCGCCACGTCCTCACCAGCATTGGCGAGAAGCTTGAGCCCGACGAGTTCGATGAGTGGATCCGCGAGGTGGAGGTCGCCCCTGACGGCACCATCCATTACGAGGACTTCATCCTTCGCATGGTCGCCAAGTGA
- the LOC135638039 gene encoding kinesin-like protein KIN-1 has translation MVNVTVCVRFRPLSLSEKRLHGDSICIQALNTQSFTFKDEKEEDITFCFDRVFYQDSEQVDVYDFLAMPIIEGAVNAINGTIIAYGQTGAGKTYSMEGLGVLDGDRNKKGLLPRIVDGIFEFLQSLVEMTKWTVKLSMVEIYMDKIRDLFDLSKDNIQIKENKCQGIFLLGATEIPITNSTEALQCLCHGIANRAVGETQMNLASSRSHCVYIFSVQQESRTNGRLKTGKIVLVDLAGSEKADRTGAGGIVLEEAKSINKSLSALGNVINALTAGKVNHIPYRDSKLTRILQDALGGNSRTALLCCCSPSPSNVSESLSTLRFGARAKLLKSSPRANMSDAKDNMEQIIDCESLDYKSERLLEKLRQNLNEEDVDMLDELLTLEGIFFDPQSTEEIESAIEDVTIRTISALHQAVEDLKDRNDMLMMENHTLKADLTAARLALNNANTVPNASLFGKARELLISYLPSFNFPLRR, from the exons ATGGTCAATGTAACAGTTTGTGTGAGGTTTAGACCCTTGAGTCTTAGTGAGAAAAGACTTCATGGCGACAGTATCTGCATTCAGGCTTTGAACACTCAGTCTTTTACATTCAAG GATGAGAAGGAAGAAGATATTACATTTTGCTTTGACAGAGTCTTCTATCAAGATTCTGAGCAAGTAGATGTCTACGACTTTCTTGCTATGCCGATAATTGAAG GGGCTGTGAATGCAATAAATGGAACCATTATCGCTTATGGACAG ACCGGAGCTGGGAAAACATACAGCATGGaa GGCCTTGGTGTCTTAGATGGAGATCGAAACAAGAAAGGATTGCTTCCACGCATTGTTGATGGGATTTTTGAATTCCTGCAATCTTTGGTGGAAATGACTAAGTGGACAGTCAAGTTGTCAATG GTTGAGATTTATATGGACAAAATAAG GGATCTTTTTGATTTATCAAAGGATAACATACAAATTAAGGAGAATAAGTGCCAAGGCATATTTCTTTTGGGAGCAACTGAG ATCCCAATCACAAACTCTACAGAAGCCTTGCAGTGCCTTTGT CATGGAATTGCCAATAGAGCTGTTGGTGAGACAC AAATGAATTTGGCCAGTAGCAGGAGCCATTGTGTCTACATATTTTCAGTTCAGCAGGAATCTAGAACAAATGGAAG GTTGAAAACTGGAAAAATTGTTCTTGTGGACTTAGCCGGTTCCGAGAAAGCTGATAGAACTGGTGCTGGTGGAATAGTCCTTGAAGAGGCCAAGAGCATAAACAAGTCCCTCTCAGCATTAGGGAATGTGATTAATGCTCTGACAGCTG GAAAAGTGAACCACATTCCTTACAGGGATTCCAAACTTACCCGGATTCTGCAAGATGCACTA GGTGGAAACTCCAGAACTGCTTTGCTTTGCTGCTGCTCGCCTAGCCCGTCAAATGTTTCAGAAAGCCTCTCCACACTTCGGTTTGGAGCTAG GGCAAAGCTTCTAAAATCTTCACCAAGAGCCAACATGAGTGATGCAAAGGACAACATGGAACAGATTATTGATTGTGAATCTCTAGACTACAAAAGTGAAAGACTATTGGAAAAG CTAAGGCAGAATCTCAATGAGGAAGATGTTGACATGTTGGATGAGTTGCTTACACTGGAGGGAATCTTCTTTGATCCTCAATCGACTGAAGAAATTGAATCAGCAATTGAAGATGTAACCATCAGAACAATTTCAGCATTGCATCAAGCAGTTGAAGATCTTAAGGACAGAAATGACATG CTGATGATGGAGAATCATACTCTGAAAGCTGACCTCACAGCTGCTCGGCTAGCTCTAAACAATGCCAACACTGTCCCAAATGCATCTTTGTTTGGCAAAGCCAGAGAACTTTTGATCTCATATCTACCTTCATTTAACTTCCCTCTGAGAAGGTAA
- the LOC135632468 gene encoding uncharacterized protein LOC135632468 isoform X2: MGEGKEGDWECSGCRNRNYAFRSFCNRCKQPRLLVDTKTPADSKWLPRVGDWICSGCSNNNYASREQCKKCGQSKDEAAMPAISMPAASLLTYAHYFATLQGLYGSQMNSALSGSPPIQSLLPNLSWPLGENSKYGLQSALSCPLTQYSRSNTSQLLPAPRGWRNGDWMCDCGFHNYSSRSECKKCNAPLASGAPSVATSTVSDMFSTLGTKYPASEESVISWDNKRLNPGDINGRRNSYKGFEQQAGYNYDQAAGEYAKYADADFMIGSMQGNIHSSHQRMPASHGKGVKHWRDGDWMCGNCNNHNFASRSICNRCKTQKEAAVLPVNVA; encoded by the exons ATGGGGGAGGGGAAGGAAGGCGACTGGGAGTGCAGCGGCTGCCGCAACCGCAACTACGCCTTCCGTtccttctgcaaccgctgcaagcagCCGCGCCTCCTCGTCGACACCAAGACCCCCGCCGACTCCAAGTGGCTCCCCCGCGTCGGCGACTGGATCTGCTCTG GTTGCAGTAACAACAATTACGCATCCAGAGAACAGTGCAAAAAGTGTGGCCAATCGAAGGATGAAGCAGCAATGCCAGCTATTTCAATGCCTGCTGCATCACTTCTGACTTATGCACATTATTTTGCAACACTACAAGGACTCTACGGGTCACAGATGAATTCTGCATTAAGTGGCAGTCCTCCTATTCAGTCCCTTCTACCCAATTTAAGTTGGCCACTTGGGGAGAATAGTAAATACGGGTTGCAGTCTGCTCTCAGTTGCCCCTTAACTCAATATAGTAGAAGCAACACAAGTCAGCTTCTTCCAGCCCCAAGAGGCTGGCGTAATGGTGATTGGATGTGTGATTGTGGCTTTCATAATTATTCGTCACGTTCCGAG TGTAAAAAGTGCAATGCACCTTTAGCATCTGGTGCTCCTTCTGTAGCTACCTCAACTGTTTCAGATATGTTTTCGA CTTTGGGCACAAAATATCCGGCATCAGAAGAGTCTGTTATCAGCTGGGATAACAAAAGGCTTAATCCAGGCgat ATAAATGGACGGAGGAACTCATACAAAGGTTTTGAGCAACAAGCAGGTTACAATTACGATCAAGCAGCtggagagtatgccaaatatgcCGATGCAGATTTCATGATTGGATCCATGCAAGGGAATATTCATTCTTCACATCAAAGAATGCCTGCTTCCCATGGAAAAGG GGTAAAACATTGGCGTGATGGGGATTGGATGTGTGGTAACTGCAACAATCATAATTTTGCATCTCGTTCTATTTGTAACCG GTGTAAAACTCAGAAAGAAGCTGCTGTCCTTCCAGTAAACGTTGCATAG
- the LOC103978714 gene encoding pectinesterase inhibitor 7-like codes for MARAMPFSLAFLLAVICYSTCAVTSAGSPTDFVRSSCSATRYPDLCFRCLASYAPAVRHSPRQLARAAMAVSADRARSASTYVSRIIAGAKSVRPRDAGAVRDCLENMADSVDRLRRSAEELDLLGGAGSPEFAWHMSNVRTWCSAALTDENTCLDSLEEHCSGGIRSAIRPKVVEVAQMTSNALALVNRVWSK; via the coding sequence atggcAAGAGCAATGCCCTTCTCACTCGCCTTCCTCCTTGCTGTAATCTGCTACTCAACCTGTGCAGTGACCTCCGCTGGCTCTCCTACCGACTTCGTCCGCTCATCTTGCAGCGCCACGCGATATCCCGATCTCTGCTTCCGGTGCCTCGCCTCGTACGCCCCGGCGGTACGCCACAGCCCGCGGCAGCTGGCGCGGGCGGCCATGGCCGTGAGCGCCGACCGGGCTCGCTCCGCCTCGACCTACGTCTCCCGCATCATCGCCGGGGCCAAGTCGGTGAGGCCGAGGGACGCGGGCGCCGTCCGGGACTGCCTCGAGAACATGGCCGACAGCGTGGACAGGCTACGGAGGTCGGCGGAGGAGCTGGACCTGCTGGGCGGGGCGGGGTCGCCGGAGTTCGCCTGGCACATGAGCAACGTCCGCACGTGGTGCAGCGCCGCCCTCACGGACGAGAACACGTGCTTGGATAGCCTGGAGGAGCACTGCTCCGGCGGCATCAGGTCGGCGATCCGGCCGAAGGTGGTCGAGGTGGCTCAGATGACCAGCAATGCGCTGGCCCTCGTGAACCGGGTTTGGTCCAAATAA
- the LOC103978717 gene encoding triosephosphate isomerase, chloroplastic — translation MAAAAAASSLATQVSGLRREVLSRESAPPTALFLRSVHSRLRLPSIRRPHRGVVAMAGTGKFFVGGNWKCNGTKDSITKLVADLNDAKLENDVDIVVAPPYIYADQVKQSLTDRIEISAQNCWVGKGGAFTGEISAEQLIDIGCKWVILGHSERRHIIGEDDQFIGKKAAFALSQNLKVIACIGEKLEEREAGKTFDVCFQQMKAFADSISNWMDVVIAYEPVWAIGTGKVATPQQAQEVHAALRDWLKKNVSAEVASFTRIIYGGSVNGSNCSELAKQEDIDGFLVGGASLKGPEFAIIVNSVTSKKVAA, via the exons atggcggcggcggcggcggcgtcatCTCTGGCAACGCAGGTCTCGGGGCTCCGCCGCGAGGTTCTCTCGCGCGAGTCTGCCCCTCCCACCGCCCTCTTCCTCCGCAGCGTTCACTCCCGGCTCCGCCTCCCGTCGATCCGTCGCCCTCACAGAGGTGTCGTAGCCATGGCCGGCACCGGAAAG TTTTTTGTTGGAGGCAACTGGAAATGC AATGGAACGAAGGATTCTATTACCAAACTTGTAGCTGATTTGAATGATGCTAAGTTGGAAAATGATGTAG ATATTGTTGTAGCACCTCCATATATCTATGCTGACCAGGTCAAGCAATCATTGACTGATCGTATTGAGATATCTGCTCAGAATTGTTGGGTTGGAAAAGGTGGAGCTTTCACTGGAGAAATCAG TGCAGAGCAATTGATAGATATTGGCTGCAAGTGGGTTATTCTAGGCCACTCTGAGCGCAGACACATTATTGGTGAGGATGACCAG TTTATCGGGAAGAAGGCTGCATTTGCCTTGAGCCAGAATCTTAAGGTAATTGCTTGTATTGGAGAGAAGCTAGAAGAGAGAGAAGCAGGAAAAACCTTTGATGTCTGTTTCCAGCAGATGAAAGCTTTTGCAG ATAGCATATCAAATTGGATGGATGTTGTTATTGCATATGAGCCTGTGTGGGCAATTGGCACCGGAAAAGTGGCTACTCCCCAGCAGGCTCAGGAAGTGCATGCAGCTTTACGCGACTGGCTTAAGAAAAATGTCTCAGCTGAAGTTGCATCTTTTACTCGTATCATCTATGGAG GTTCTGTGAATGGGAGCAATTGTTCAGAACTTGCTAAACAAGAAGATATAGATGGATTTCTTGTTGGAGGTGCCTCTCTAAAG GGCCCAGAGTTTGCCATTATCGTCAATTCAGTGACCTCTAAGAAAGTTGCTGCTTGA